CGATGAAGATCCCATATAGAAAGCCCATTAAGATAAGTAAAAACAACGATGTTTCTATTTTAATATCATGAAAGGTCACGATGATTAAAGTTGGCAGAGTGATATTAAAAATAATTCTTGATAATCCCTCACCGTCTTTTTCCTTAATGATACCCCCTCTTTTTAAAAGATAACCTAATGCAATAATGATGACGCAATACAAAAACTGCAAATTAAAACTACCCAAAATGACATAACTCCTTACTTGTATTAAATTCCTTTAGTTGACTACTGTATACAATATTGCTCATTTTACCGGACATCTAGCACATTATCAATCTAATCAACTCAATCCTACCATTCTATTTCATTATTCATAATTTTATGATAAATTAAATAAGACTACTTTGAGAGGATGTTGCAGGAAATGACAAAATTTGAAAACATTACGATAGAAAAGAAGGCAAATGTTTATTTTGAGGGCAAGGTGACTAGTCGTACCATCTTATTTGAAGACGGAACGAAAAAAACTCTTGGTGTCATGCAGCCTGGTGAGTATGAATTTTCTACAAGCTTCAAAGAAGAGATGGATATCACAGCAGGTCATTTAGAGTATAAATTACAAGGTGAAGATTGGAAAACAATTGACGGCCAAGGTGTTTTTTATGTACCGGCAAATGAAACATTTCAAGTAAAAGCAATCTCTGTTGTTGATTATTGTTGTTCATACATAAGTGAATAAACATTAAAAGTCGTCCCTAACAGGACGACTTTTATCTTACTTTAGTTTATCTCTTGCTTCCACTTTATTATGTTTTTTCAACTTCTACTAGCAAATGAAAAATAAATTGATAAAGAGATCCAATTACTTCGCCAACAGTATTCGTTTCTTCAAAACCCTCTACCGCATCAAGTGTAATATTTAAGTCCCATAATCCGTCTTGTTGATTAAACATTAAATTATATTTCTTTTCTCCTTCTAGTAACTCACGATCTAGAAAGGATTTAATTGTTTTTTCTTGATTCTTTTTGAGCTTTAATCCAAGCATAGCCTCATATGTTCCAAAAACATCATCAACCTCTAATGAAACTGCATCAATTGCTATGATATGAAACCATTTTGATTCAACATAAAGGAATTCAGCTTTCTGTTTTTTAAAATATGATATAGATTCAGATAAGAAGGAATCTGATTCGGTTGCAATCAATTCATCTGTTTCTTTATTACTCCGCTCAATATAAGCACCTAAAAACCTATTTTCTATTTTCTCATTACCACCATTTTCTTCAAAAGAAATATTATTTTCTTTCATATACTCTTTTTCTACTAGATATAATGGCATCTCTTTATCTAACTGCTGAACCTGATTCTTTAACAATATATGTCCTCCATTCTTTCCAATACTCTATTTACATAGTATAACCTTTTCTTTCGATTTATAAATCCATTTCAATAAGAACCGGGCAGTGGTCACTACCCAAAATATCACAATGGATTTGAGAATCTATTAAACGATTTGTTAATGTTTTTGACACAATAAAGTAATCAATACGCCAACCAATATTTCGTTCACGTACCTTACTCATATAAGACCACCAAGAATAAACATCTTTTCGTTCCGGGTACAAGTAACGGAAACTATCAACAAATCCTTCATTCAGTAATAAAGACATTTTTTCACGCTCTTCATCTGTAAAGCCTGAATTACCTTTATTTGATTTTGGATTTTTTAAATCTATTTCCTGGTGTGCTACGTTTAAATCTCCACATAAAATAACAGGCTTGTTTTTCTCCAAGGTTGTGATATATGCACGAATTTCTTCTTCCCATTGAAGTCTTTCATCAAGCCTT
This genomic stretch from Metabacillus sp. B2-18 harbors:
- the ppnP gene encoding pyrimidine/purine nucleoside phosphorylase gives rise to the protein MTKFENITIEKKANVYFEGKVTSRTILFEDGTKKTLGVMQPGEYEFSTSFKEEMDITAGHLEYKLQGEDWKTIDGQGVFYVPANETFQVKAISVVDYCCSYISE
- a CDS encoding branched-chain amino acid aminotransferase; translation: MLKNQVQQLDKEMPLYLVEKEYMKENNISFEENGGNEKIENRFLGAYIERSNKETDELIATESDSFLSESISYFKKQKAEFLYVESKWFHIIAIDAVSLEVDDVFGTYEAMLGLKLKKNQEKTIKSFLDRELLEGEKKYNLMFNQQDGLWDLNITLDAVEGFEETNTVGEVIGSLYQFIFHLLVEVEKT
- a CDS encoding exodeoxyribonuclease III encodes the protein MKLVSWNVNGIRACVKKGFLDYFKEVNADIFCIQETKMQEGQLSLELEGYHQYWNFAERKGYSGTAIFTKQKPLSVSYGIGDMNEEPEGRIITLEFEHYFLITMYTPNSKRDLARLDERLQWEEEIRAYITTLEKNKPVILCGDLNVAHQEIDLKNPKSNKGNSGFTDEEREKMSLLLNEGFVDSFRYLYPERKDVYSWWSYMSKVRERNIGWRIDYFIVSKTLTNRLIDSQIHCDILGSDHCPVLIEMDL